In one Carassius carassius chromosome 14, fCarCar2.1, whole genome shotgun sequence genomic region, the following are encoded:
- the LOC132157509 gene encoding interferon regulatory factor 1-like, which yields MHQGRLRLRPWLEEQIESGTYPGVVWLDQSARVFQIPWKHAARHGWNIEKDATLFRNWAIHTGRYKPGTDEPDPKTWKANFRCALNSLTDVKELQDKSVKKGHNAFRVYILLPHNKTVKRRKALRCLDTDSKAAMSPQTQRNIPLERFTAKTQTSFPTIMEMSYLSRLDTEAFWKLTDDRGSVEEERPVITFSQGLQLNKTDEHEQREAVLKIVDHLKHPEHWSPSYESDRGWRPNSMWMGCLCETMEFSGYSFQTDCNVHNTSSGQYD from the exons ATGCATCAGGGACGCCTGCGTCTGCGGCCGTGGCTGGAGGAACAGATCGAATCCGGCACATACCCTGGAGTCGTGTGGCTGGACCAG TCTGCCAGAGTTTTCCAGATTCCCTGGAAGCATGCGGCCCGACACGGCTGGAATATCGAGAAGGACGCGACTCTGTTTCGAAACTGGGCCATCCACACAG GGCGGTACAAACCCGGCACAGACGAACCCGATCCCAAGACGTGGAAAGCAAACTTCAGATGTGCGCTCAACTCCCTGACAGACGTCAAAGAGCTTCAGGACAAGAGCGTCAAGAAAGGCCACAACGCTTTCAGAGTTTATATTCTCCTCCCACACAACAAAACTGTAAAAAGACGCAAAG CTTTAAGGTGTTTGGATACCGACAGTAAAGCAGCAATGTCTCCACAAACACAGAGGAACATACCACTGGAGAGATTTACAGCTAAGACACAAACTTCTTTCCCCACTATAATGGAGATGTCATATCTTTCCCGTCTGGATACAGAGGCTTTCTGGAAGCTCACAGATGACCGAGGCAGTGTGGAGGAGGAGAGACCAGTCATCACCTTCTCACAGG GACTGCAGCTGAACAAAACAGATGAGCACGAGCAAAGAGAAGCTGTGCTGAAG ATCGTGGATCACCTGAAGCACCCGGAGCATTGGAGTCCCTCGTACGAGAGCGACCGGGGCTGGAGACCCAACTCCATGTGGATGGGATGCCTGT GTGAGACGATGGAGTTTTCCGGTTACTCCTTCCAGACTGACTGTAACGTTCACAATACCTCGTCAGGTCAATACGACTAG